The Drosophila sulfurigaster albostrigata strain 15112-1811.04 chromosome 3, ASM2355843v2, whole genome shotgun sequence genomic sequence CAAGTACGATATGGTCGACTGATAGCTCCACTACGTTCATCACACATTAGATTTGTCTGAAGTGAGAGCTGTGTCTGCTGTGTCTGAAGCGCTCTGAACAGTgcaaaattgccaaattttTTGGCAAGCGCGTCGCTCTGTCTGACAAAAACctttttgcgtttttcttaatttatgcaaattctattttaattaatattattcgCATTGGACTTAGCCTTTTTAAAAGAGCTTCGGCAGCTTCTTTTCCTCACTTACACGTGCGACTTAATTTAGTTTTCTAATCTTATACTCTACCCCAAACACGAGTTCATCTACTCCAACATAAGCTGCAAATTTATGCTCAGCTTAAGCATATACATCATAATTGAATAAGAATTAATTGATTGgtattttgcataaaactaaaactagtTCTTcttagatttttaattttatttatttctttattagaGTATGCGATTTAAGGCTTTTTAATGATCAACTTTATTCCTAAGTTAAGTACACGTTTTAGTCTTTTATGATAAATTAAGCTTTTGTCTTCTGATgctcttttattatatttggagatttgttgttgttttctgctttttgtcttttgtttaatttaaatgtatgaTAAATCATTCTGGAAACCAGTTTCTTTCTCGCTGCAAATATTGTCTAAGCAGGCAGCGACTAGAAAGTGCCGCCGCCATCGACATGGATCTCATCttcagcaccaacaacaaagtgaaacaaaaaataatcgTGGAGCGaaaaaagcagaaacagaaacagaattaaaattaacaaataaaatcataataataataaacttgcGCACACTTCCAACACGCGGCTGGgtcattaaaaattcatacGCGTGGCACAAGAAATTTGGCAAGTTCCTTTCAAATTGCTTTGGCAGCATCATTAGTTTAACTCTGACTATGTGTGGGTATGTAAGCATGTTTTCTGTTGCTTGCTGGTGGCCCAAAGATTTAAGTGTGAACGAGGCTTGAAATTCGTATAAAATTTTTCAGCCTGTccgattttaataaattgcgcCCTGAGTACTACAAATTAATCACACAGCATTCGAAATGATTTGTATATGCTCTTGGGCTCTTTTGCTATCTTTAGCTCATGACGTAAGCCTAGGGCAGCCCTtttttgaagttgaagttcCCACATCCCATTTGTAGTCAAgccacaagcacacacattaCAAACACACTCTGTTAATAAGTGATGTGCCAATTAAGAGGGGCGTACACAATTACCGGGCCATAGAAATGGCAGCCGGCATGTGCGGATCATTGAACTCCAGAGCCAAAGCCTCCCGCTCACGATACTGATGAGCTTAACTCTAGATCTGAATACGAGCCCGCACTCGCTTTGCATAGATacaacaaactgaaaaaactgaaaaaaaaactagctacaaagaaacaaacaaaaaattcgcacacattttcaaaatatgtatttctgtAATCAGCCAAAGGCCGGCTTTGAAACTTTGGAACTGTGAAACTTAAAAAATCATCGAAGCCCCACGCCGAGCGGGTCAAAATGCGGTAGACGAGCAGGCGAGAGCAGCTTGTCTTGGCCTTAATGTATGCAAAGACTCGACCAGATTCTTACTCATGCGCGAACTTTgccataaattattatatttgttttctataaatatttaattgttgttctCTATGCTCATTAATTTTGTGCACCAATTTCGAATGTATTTCGCTTCACTTCCATGACTTCCATGACTTGGCCCGTGCATTGATTTATTGCCGCTTTCTTGGGAGAGTttggagtttttttttgctgtccgAAATCATAGAAATTTGCCTAAGTAGAGGTCATAACATTAGCGATAACACAGCGATTACAATCACGAAATCTATAACCTAATGATCCAATTAGCATATGTAATGCTTGCATCTATTCATTCACTCATTGCCACTGTCGAAGTCACACAGctactgccactgccacagccaTCGACATTGCTCTGATGATGACCTACAGCATCGGAAGAGATTCAAGTCTAGACAAAAGACAGCACAAAAGCTTTCATCGTCTGTGATTTGCGAGCTGCCAAACAAATATTGACATCGATGGCacacaataatattatattactatGAATTGTCTTTGTGTGCGGGTCCCACCTTAGTTTACTCAAAATTCATTATGAATTTTACATGTGTTGGTttttcacatacacacacacacaaactctgcagctgcagctcacATCCCACGTCagcattgttttatttaaattatttgtagtttttttctttacacaGTCGATTGGTTCaatttttgcttatttttgtttatttgcttatttttatatttgtattttttgttttctttggctTATTGAATTTGCATGAGAATCGTATCTAAATGAACGCATTAATTTATGCTGgcaattgattttgttgcGTCCAAATGTGTTCATCTTCCTTTCTATTATGTCCAAAAAACTTGCATGACCTGTGTATCTGTTTCCATTGTGCTGCAAAATGTGTGCTGCTCTGAACTAGTTTGTTGGACTTACTCAAAAAACACATCAAATTCACAtagttgatttgtttttgccgGCTTCAAGAGAGAGATTTGTGATGAagagaaatttatttgtatagtCGATGAAGTGAACTTTACTTTACTGCGATTTGGTTGAAATactttgtctttttttttaatatattttaagactttatattatttgttccATGTTGTTATTCTAAAACGcttcgtatacgtaatttcgaaaaataaaCACTCTAAAGATCCAATGTTGTGCTTAGCTGTGTaaagcttattttttttaaagcttcTCACAGCATGCTTAATAACCACAACAATAAAGCTCAGCTTTAAAGtaaagctttgctttgccAAACCGGAAATGTATCAACTCTTCATTAACTTCAACCGCCCAAAATTATGCAACGAAAAATTTACTTTTCTGTCTGCTCTTTTAGCATTTGCTCTTACttattaattaacataaaaatgaatGTTCAACATTGATTTATGTAGTGCGTCTTGGATTCTTGTAGTGATAACCATCGTCACGATATTCTGTGGCATGATTGGAGGCAGCTGTTTCGTGATCTGTCTTGTTGGGAGCTGCTTTGCTGTCTGGAGCTGCATATGACAACTCGGGAGTGCTGGCTGCTAAGCCAACGTCAGGTGTTGTATCATAGTCATCCACATAATCGCCATCGGTTAGTAAAACACGACTATTGCCATTCAATCGAAGTCTACGTTGATAAGCAATTGGATAACTATAGAAGTTGCCATCGATAATGTTTGTATCCTGTTGATTGCCCACAGCGTTGGTCGGTCCTTGTATATCGGGCTGACCGAACACATTGCCATTAACCACATTGAGGCCTTGGTAGTTGGATCGCACGCGTTGACGTCCAACGCGTCGACGCCTAGTCAAACGTTGGCCATTTGCAACAAGCAGATTGGTATTGCCTGTCAGTTGAGCTGTGGTTGCCAATTGAGCACCATTTGGATTGCCTGTGTTTAGCACAAAAGCTGCTGTAGGTAATTGACCACCAAAGGCGTTATTTGGATCAGCATTAGCGGGTGCTTGAGCTCCTGTTGGCAATTGGCCGCCAAAGACAGGATTTGGATTGCCATTTGTTGGAGCTTGAGCTCCGGTTGGTAACTGTCCTCCAAAAACTGGATTAGGATTGCCATTTGTTGGTGCTTGAGCACCGGTTGGTAACTGTCCACCCAAGATTGGATTTGGGTTACCATTTGTTGGTGCTTGAGCTCCAGTTGGTAACTGCCCTCCAAAAACCGGACCATTCGTTGGTGCTTGAGCTCCAGTGGGTAACTGTCCTCCAAAAACAGGATTTGGGTTTCCATTCGTGGGAGCTTGCGCTCCTGCAGGCAACTGACCACCTAAAACGTTATTAGGATCAGCATTCGTAGGTGCTTGAGCTCCTGTCGGCAACTGACCACCAAACACTGGATTAAACCCATTCGGATTACCGCCAATGGGTTGTTGTCCAGTTCCCAATTGCACACCAAAAATGGgattcaattgattttgtaGAGGCGCTGTGGTTAGCTGGGCAATTGGCTGTTGCCCATTCCCAATTTGAGTACCAATAAGTGGTATCAACTGATTGGGATTGACGCCAACATTTGCCTGAGCAGGTAATTGGCCGCCAACAGCTGGATCAAATTGAATCAACACCGAGCTGGGACGTGGCGCAACGGCTGGCTGAGGAGCAGCAATCAATGGCACTTGTCCAAGTTGCAGCTGCGTGTTAACTGCAGGAATAAATAGATTTTGATTACTAAATCCTTGGGGGAGTCCAAGCTGAGCACCGCCATTGagattgccattgccattgccaacaGTGAAACCCACGCCAAGTTGATTACCATTGCCCAATGGCCTACCACCTGGAAAAGCATTCGTTGGCAGTTGGCCGCCAGCTGGAAAACCGTTTCCGTTTCCACCATTTAACTGCGCATTAGTTGGCAACTGCCCTCCTGCTGGAAATGCATTGGCTGGCAATTGACCTCCAGCCGGAAAGCCAGCAGGCTGTGCATTGGCTGGCAATTGTCCTCCAGCTGGGAATGCATTGGTTGGTAACTGACTTCCTGATGGGAATGCATTTGCAGGTAACTGTCCACCATTTGGCTGTCCATTAGGTAGTGCATTAGCTGGCAATTGTCCTCCATTTGGCAGTCCGTTAGCTGGTAACTGGCCGCCTGGTGGGAATCCTGGTGGTGAACCATTTGCTGGCAACTGTCCACCTGGCGGAAATCCAGGCAATCCATTGGCTGGTAATTGACCACCAGCTGGCAATTGTCCACCAGGCGGTATAGCACTTGTTGGCAATTGACCACCAGGTGGATCGGCTCCTGTTGGCAATTGACCGCCAGGTGGCAAAGCTCCTGTGGGTAACTGACCCCCAGGAGGATCGACTACACGACAACCAGTGGGCGGATTGCCGGCAACTGGATTCTGGCAATTGGGTAAAGTATTCGCTGGCAACTGCGCACCAGTCGGCAATTGAGCTCCTGTGGGCAATTGACCACCAGGTGGCAGAGCTCCTGTAGGCAACTGACCGCCAGCAGGCAGTTGAGTTCCTGTAGGCAACTGACCACCGGTAGGTAATTGAGCTCCTGCGGGCAATCCAATCGGTAACTGACTTCCAGGAAGTAATGTGCCTACGGGCACTTGCACTCCAGCTGGAGCAATGCCAACAACTGGATCTGGGCGTATCTGGGAGTTTAGCTCAGAGTCCTGGGACTGCACATTGATCTGCGTATGGAACACGGAGTTTGGAGCACTCGCGTAGGTCACACGATTGGGACGCGCACGTCGCGTAATGATGCCGGATGCTGCTGGAAGGATAGTCGAGGTGCGGAGTTGTGAATTGACATCCTGGTAATGAATGTGTCGATTCTGCACCTCCGGTTTCTTGTCATAGTGATGATAATGATCCACACGCTTGGGTTCATGATCCACAACGCGTTCCCTGGTGTGCTTGTGCCTGTGATAATGTGGCTCCGGATCGCGCTCAACCGGCGGCAGATAATGATGATCCTCCTCAGATGCGTCGTAGTGGCGCTTGTGCTTATGATGTTTCGCCAGCGAAACGTCAGCCAGGCAGCCAATGGCCAGCAAGCACACCAACAAGGATCTAAACAAATGCTAGGAAAAAGGAAAGGAGATTAGAATCAACACAAGATGCTTGGCAGGTATTCCAAATGTGCGCTCACCATTGCGTTTGTGTCAACCTAAGCGTCTTTCCTTCAATTATATACCAAATCGCCGATGCACTGCAACTTCATCGAAAAAGGGGGCGAAACCTGTTAGCCAGCGAAGCGTGAGAAATTCATTGAGCACTTTATGTGACCCATTTGTTGTATTGAATGCttccaaatgaaatgcaaattcaagTGATTCTTCTAAGACAGCCGCAGATCAAAGGcgattaaatttattaatcgTTGTGCGTTGCACACGCTGAATTGAATCAGAGGTTGTTAACCACAAccgcaaaacaacaacatactCTCTGACAATAGGATATACACACCAGGCAAAATGTTAGTATTACTTTTAAGCAACATTCTCTCTTCACTTTCCCAATTGGCTGTCATTTAAATTAGACATTTGAAATCGGATTTAACTCTGTTTATTGCTTGGCTttcttaattgaattcaattcaacgCTTAGGCACGGTTCTTGTGGACGCGACGACGCACAGTCCTGTACTTGTAGCCACCGGCACCAGCGCCACCGCCTGAGCTGACGGAGACGGGAGCGGAAGCGGCAGCCTCGAAACCACTGTCGAAGGACTCGGCAGCCTGGAAGCTGGGAGCAGGAGCGGCAAAGGACTGGACGTTAGCAGAGGCGGCAGCGTGGTACtgaggagcaggagcaggagcagcgtGGTACTGAGGCTGAGGAGCTGGGGCATGGTACTGGGGAGCGGGGGCAGCACGAACTGGAGCTGCAGGTGGCACATAAGATCTGACTGGAGCGGGAGCAGACTCAGCGGCGGCGAAGGACTGCACGTTAGCAGAGGCGGCAGCGTGGTACTGAGGAGcaggagctggagcagcatGGTACTGAGGAAcaggagctggagcagcatGGTACtgaggagcaggagcagagTGGACTGCGGGTGGCACGTATGAACGCTGTGGAGCAGGTGCGGACTCAGCGGCATGGAAGACTGGAGCTGGAGCCGAGGCGGCAACTGCTGCTGGGGGCACATAGCTTCTCACTGGAGCCGCAACCGAGGCGGCAGCTGAGGAGCCAGGATTGGCATAGTTGTAGCCAGATTCGGCGGCCACGCAGccaaccaaagccaaagcaaggACGATGAATTTCTGCAAATCAAAAGTATCTTTAATAATCCGACAAGCGAAGTAAGCgcgctttaattatttaccaTTTTCGATGTTCTGTTTGCGAATAGGACAAAGACTCGAATAATAATTTCTAGCCGACGGGCAGTACTTTTATACGATCGATTCGCAAACGGAAGTACTGGATATCATCAATCAAAGCAACTGTGAATTATGTTCAACTGCTTCTTCTACATCTTCTTTAATTTCGCATATTTGCCATAGCTACGGCAAACGGCAATTTAAACGGCAATAGCTAtggcaaacaataacaacaagataTGTATATGGCTTTATCAGCTAGGCAGGCAAGTCGCTTAATAAACtctctcatttatttttgtcactCGCAAAGGAATCGATGCTATCCCATGCATATTCATGAGGTCAATCACAATAATTTTgcattagttttttttgttggacaAGAATAGCGCAAACCTGATTTCACTAGTCaaacgaacaaacaaaaattggaATTAATTTAGAGAACAGGGTTTACGCTCGAACGATGAAGAAGTTTGTTATCATAATCAACCAgtagctgtagctgctgttttgttgttattaatacAACTATAGAACAGTCATGCTATCGGATAACAATTTAGTTTATCCAGCAAAACGATGCAAATCTGATAATCTGAAGCTTCCCCGCCTCATAATGATTAATTGCTCGTGGTTTATTTATTGGCGTCTGAAGAACGTTGAGAGTTCAAGCTCAACTCGCAGTCTTGACTCGCCCCAAAGGTTATTGTCTTCTTTACATTAATGATCTAGACGATTTATACGCGCATCTAgccatataatatttatgatgaTTTTGCTTATGTCgttttctctttatttgtcTGCCAACTTTGGCTGAATGCTAATAAACCCGAAATATTTCTGCATTTCCAGAACATCTGTGATTccatcaacaaacaaaattagcatttgaatatacatatgcgGTATACTCTGTGATTGTGGGATAAACCGTGAAACCAGTTAACGCCTGTCTGCAAAGCTGCTCCTCAAATCGATGCCAGCTGATGGTGGCAAGTAAGTGTTCCTTGGCTGCTCCACCACACCGTAATTGGCAATGGGAGCTTCAATTATTCGCTGTTGACGAACGATTTGCTGCACCACCGGACGCTCAACGATTGCTGGTGCTTCGATAACGCGCTGCTGACGGACGACTTTCTGCACCACCGGACGCTGAACGATTGCTGGAGCTTCGATGACTCGCTGCTGGTGCACCACTTGCTGCACCACCGGACGCTGAACGATTGCTGGAGCTTCGATAACGCGCTGCTGACGGACGACTTGCTGCACCACTGGACgctgaattgaaattggagCTTCAATGACACGTCGCTGGCGAACCACTTGTTGAACCACTGGACGCTGAACAGCAACAGGAGGCAGATAAACGTTCTCGGGTCGCACCACTTGCTGAACAGCTGGAGTGCCGTAAACCTGCTGAGTGCGCACCACTTGCCTCAAAGGAGTGGTATCAACAATGGGAGCAGTGTAATCCACTTGCTTCACTGGATTGGAGACAACAATGGGAGACGAGTAAACTCTTTGCTGGCGCACCACCTGCTTCACTGGCGTGGAGATTACAGTTGGAGCGGAGTAGACTTGCTGTTGACGGAGCACATGCCTGATTGGTGTAGTGTCAACAATGGGCGCAGTATAATCGACTTCTTGAACTGCGGGACGTTGCACAGTGGTGATCACTTGTGGTGCTGGGCGGTAGCTGGTGACAACTGGTCGCTGCACAACAGCTGGCGGCAGGTAGACATTGCTAGGACGCGACAAGCCGGCATCCACAGTGGCCACTAAAACCAGAGCAAGGGTTGCAATAATAAAACGCTGTAACAATTAGAAATGcgattaatcaaaaatataataatttaatttttagagCCTAATCTTACCATGTTGCTTTCACCGgtaaaacaattgaattgtatGAAGATCGTGCAAtgatttgatatttatatggCAAAATCCCAAATCTGTCCACTTATCGCAGAGCGCATTTAAAAGATGCTGCAATTAATGGGAACAACAATCTTCCTTCATCTCGAATAGAAGCGGCTAAACAAGTCAATGAAAGCAAGCCATTAAAATTCTAACTGTAAATGTATATAGCCATTATAATACTCATTCACTTTTGTTTGTGCCTTGACTTTGCTCTTGCAAAAGGTATGTACTGtatataattcaataaatttgatttcagTCGTTATTCGGCGAAATTAATCGCGCCGAGACGTAGCAGACACCATGAAACCAGTTGTGTAGTTAACAGTCATAACAGTGGCTTAGCCGTGACACAAACCCCAACTGTTAATGCtatgttaaattatttttggaatttatgTGCTCTTTATGCTGATGTCGACAcacactgcgtatgcgtaatccgctgaatttattattaattaataagttatacgatttcaaatttgtatttctatttttgcACATATTTTGCACATGAAATTACTCTAATATGcagaaatattgaaaattcagTTAGCTGGTGTtgtttagttaattaattaaatgcaaagcatTTGATCTGCACAAAGATTTTATCAGCGACATTCTTCGACAGGCTTTTCGATTGTCACAACACAATATTTAATGGACCACAATCGGGGAACAGGTCAACAAAAATCTTCCAAATCATTTGATATCAGGTAAATTTATGcttatttataaaactaatAGAACCGGTTGCACTGAATAGAAGTTTTATctgaattatttttgttttttaattttctattctattctgaTTTCATTTCGATTCAATACGTTCCTTGTTGTTTTGGATTTTAACAAACATTCTGTCTACTCAACGCTATTTCCAGGCGCTGACAACACAAGCcaatactttatatatttgcatCTCAATATATTGTGTCTAGATTCAGGCCTCACCAAcccttttttatattttttttgggtttgaaTTCTGACATAATACGGGTATTCCTAAATTAACTCGTACTTGTAAATTCCATTTGATTATAATTTGATGCTTATTTAtgaacataatttaaatgaactcGTTTAGCGTATTTTTTACTGACATTTAACGTACTTTGTATCAAATTAGgccgcaacaacaatttttctcacttttttgttttagctaCTGATGAAGTAATCAGAGCCGATCTAAATGCGGACTACAAGCAAGATTTGGATCCCATTTAAATGCCGGAAATATAGGTAAAATTAATACAGTTCAACTGAGTGCTGGGGACTGTAGACGGTAGACTGTAGACTGTAGACGGTAGAATG encodes the following:
- the LOC133843376 gene encoding uncharacterized protein LOC133843376, with amino-acid sequence MKFIVLALALVGCVAAESGYNYANPGSSAAASVAAPVRSYVPPAAVAASAPAPVFHAAESAPAPQRSYVPPAVHSAPAPQYHAAPAPVPQYHAAPAPAPQYHAAASANVQSFAAAESAPAPVRSYVPPAAPVRAAPAPQYHAPAPQPQYHAAPAPAPQYHAAASANVQSFAAPAPSFQAAESFDSGFEAAASAPVSVSSGGGAGAGGYKYRTVRRRVHKNRA
- the LOC133840118 gene encoding basic proline-rich protein — translated: MKLQCIGDLHLFRSLLVCLLAIGCLADVSLAKHHKHKRHYDASEEDHHYLPPVERDPEPHYHRHKHTRERVVDHEPKRVDHYHHYDKKPEVQNRHIHYQDVNSQLRTSTILPAASGIITRRARPNRVTYASAPNSVFHTQINVQSQDSELNSQIRPDPVVGIAPAGVQVPVGTLLPGSQLPIGLPAGAQLPTGGQLPTGTQLPAGGQLPTGALPPGGQLPTGAQLPTGAQLPANTLPNCQNPVAGNPPTGCRVVDPPGGQLPTGALPPGGQLPTGADPPGGQLPANGSPPGFPPGGQLPANGLPNGGQLPANALPNGQPNGGQLPANAFPSGSQLPTNAFPAGGQLPANAQPAGFPAGGQLPANAFPAGGQLPTNAQLNGGNGNGFPAGGQLPTNAFPGGRPLGNGNQLGVGFTVGNGNGNLNGGAQLGLPQGFSNQNLFIPAVNTQLQLGQVPLIAAPQPAVAPRPSSVLIQFDPAVGGQLPAQANVGVNPNQLIPLIGTQIGNGQQPIAQLTTAPLQNQLNPIFGVQLGTGQQPIGGNPNGFNPVFGGQLPTGAQAPTNADPNNVLGGQLPAGAQAPTNGNPNPVFGGQLPTGAQAPTNGPVFGGQLPTGAQAPTNGNPNPILGGQLPTGAQAPTNGNPNPVFGGQLPTGAQAPTNGNPNPVFGGQLPTGAQAPANADPNNAFGGQLPTAAFVLNTGNPNGAQLATTAQLTGNTNLLVANGQRLTRRRRVGRQRVRSNYQGLNVVNGNVFGQPDIQGPTNAVGNQQDTNIIDGNFYSYPIAYQRRLRLNGNSRVLLTDGDYVDDYDTTPDVGLAASTPELSYAAPDSKAAPNKTDHETAASNHATEYRDDGYHYKNPRRTT
- the LOC133843375 gene encoding serum response factor-binding protein 1, encoding MRFIIATLALVLVATVDAGLSRPSNVYLPPAVVQRPVVTSYRPAPQVITTVQRPAVQEVDYTAPIVDTTPIRHVLRQQQVYSAPTVISTPVKQVVRQQRVYSSPIVVSNPVKQVDYTAPIVDTTPLRQVVRTQQVYGTPAVQQVVRPENVYLPPVAVQRPVVQQVVRQRRVIEAPISIQRPVVQQVVRQQRVIEAPAIVQRPVVQQVVHQQRVIEAPAIVQRPVVQKVVRQQRVIEAPAIVERPVVQQIVRQQRIIEAPIANYGVVEQPRNTYLPPSAGIDLRSSFADRR